Proteins from a single region of Gossypium arboreum isolate Shixiya-1 chromosome 1, ASM2569848v2, whole genome shotgun sequence:
- the LOC108483482 gene encoding uncharacterized protein LOC108483482 isoform X4: protein MASSSKANLAEQDEGEEADEIEHFNDFTLASSWERFISEIEATCRQWLADGPKRLLEMGAVHLDSSDNIYKVKSELKNAAKIYSMEYYFEISGKIADWNCTLHDLQLCFGVKEFLVISPQSASGVVLDAPEATKLLSAVSIALANCSSLWPAFVPVHDPSRKAFIGIQNMGTIFTRRFEADRIGSQVPIKFMHLEGLYELFVSKFAYCMSDHSMHLFRVHLLMKLTYQTLSNDEDNYDDIQEADTENAESETSPGCGNPNRKHWDDDCPWNEWYSAEDPVMGFDLVVTWLEKVVESSLEMAEMENASPHEAEKWILAPNLYPNLDSSKGDRIGFASQLHLLVNALEMSFESPFIEDFVSVENPGSDNLESTMVIPPPTVLDRVLKDLFLEDPQLPDFAKDEHKSSRAIKGAPVESLFAQFCLHSLWFGNCNIRAIAVLWIEFVQEIRWHWEESQPLPKIPANGSIDLATCLINQKLQMLAICIGKKRELNEEFEDCIGTKDDASANMEEVNKVGDESSSFHARSQAFDEKRDSLLTPEGFNGSKTVESKFSANAQDVHSADKSTLDSIRRGSAGPVGSMKLLKLCQSLHAPFTQSAPLMTEDMHEERLRAIETFGFSFLERETLSSDMSAFKAANPGAVFEDFIRWYSPRDWENDESEAKGPSTDLTEGMNVDWPPQGRLSRRMSESGNFWRKIWDEAPILPASEQKPLLDPNLEGQKILHYLETMQPHQLLEQMVCSAFRASADTLNQTNYGSLKEMDTKMDQLYLTMASTLRPLQVNLLSNTSDTIEDLQRLCVVFEHVEKLLILAASLHRRFRQVPRISEAIFSNYYNFYLPTMGIGLADVDTQKEFDMKLQLSQNERQVVSNMFTPPTANQSWRKVLSMGNHLNGHEPILREIIFSMHDNASDNHYASSSHRDYQQDTETYRMYTCGTSNDLRVALSIISYD, encoded by the exons ATGGCATCTTCAAGCAAAGCCAATCTAGCTGAGCAAGATGAAGGAGAGGAAGCAGACGAA ATTGAACACTTCAATGATTTCACTCTGGCTTCTTCATGGGAAAG GTTCATATCTGAAATAGAGGCTACCTGTCGGCAGTGGTTAGCTGATGGTCCAAAGCGTTTGCTG GAAATGGGAGCAGTTCATCTGGACTCATCTGATAACATATATAAGGTCAAATCTGAGTTAAAAAATGCTGCAAAAATCTATTCCATGGAGTACTACTTTGAAATCAGCG GCAAAATTGCTGACTGGAATTGCACTTTGCATGATTTGCAGCTTTGCTTTGGAGTAAAAGAATTCTTG GTGATTTCACCTCAAAGTGCCAGTGGTGTGGTACTTGATGCGCCAGAGGCAACCAAGCTTCTAAGTGCAGTTTCAATTGCTTTAGCAAATTGTTCAAG TCTGTGGCCAGCTTTTGTCCCTGTCCATGACCCTTCAAGAAAAGCATTTATTGGAATACAAAACATGGGAACAATTTTTACGAGACGGTTTGAGGCAGATCGTATTGGTAGCCAGGTTCCTATAAAGTTCATGCATCTGGAAGGATTGTATGAGTTGTTTGTTTCCAAGTTT GCTTACTGCATGTCAGACCATTCAATGCATCTTTTCAGAGTACATCTTTTAATGAAACTCACCTATCAAACACTTTCAAATGATGAGGACAATTACGATGATATCCAAGAGGCTGATACCGAAAATGCCGAATCTGAAACAAGTCCAGGCTGTGGTAATCCCAATAGGAAGCATTGGGATGATGATTGCCCTTGGAATGAGTGGTATTCCGCTGAAGATCCAGTAATGG GATTTGATTTAGTGGTCACTTGGTTAGAAAAAGTGGTTGAAAGCTCCTTGGAAATGGCTGAAATGGAAAATGCTTCACCCCATGAAGCTGAGAAGTGGATCTTAGCTCCAAATTTGTACCCCAATCT TGATAGTTCAAAAGGAGACAGAATTGGATTTGCCTCCCAGTTGCATCTTTTGGTTAATGCATTGGAGATGTCATTTGAATCTCCATTTATAGAGGATTTTGTGTCAG TTGAAAATCCTGGTTCAGACAATTTGGAGTCTACTATGGTTATACCACCACCTACCGTCCTTGACCGTGTGCTTAAAGATCTCTTTCTTGAGG ATCCCCAGTTACCTGATTTTGCTAAAGATGAACATAAGAGTTCTCGAGCTATTAAAGGAGCACCTGTTGAGTCTCTTTTTGCGCAGTTTTGTTTACACTCGCTATGGTTTGGCAATTGTAACATACGTG CCATTGCTGTGCTCTGGATAGAGTTTGTTCAAGAAATTCGCTGGCATTGGGAAGAGTCACAGCCATTGCCTAAAATTCCAGCCAATGGTTCAATTGACCTAGCAACTTGTTTGATCAACCAGAAGCTACAAATG CTTGCAATATGCATTGGGAAGAAGCGTGAACTGAATGAAGAATTTGAAGACTGTATTGGAACTAAAGATGATGCATCTGCAAATATGGAG GAAGTAAATAAAGTTGGAGATGAGTCTTCTAGTTTTCATGCTCGGAGTCAAGCCTTTGATGAGAAACGTGACAG TCTCTTGACTCCAGAAGGTTTTAATGGATCTAAAACAGTTGAATCAAAGTTCAGTGCAAATGCTCAAGATGTGCATTCTGCTGATAAAAGCACTTTGGATTCTATTAGGAGAGGTTCAGCTGGTCCTGTGGGATCTATGAAGCTTCTGAAATTGTGTCAGAGCTTGCATGCTCCTTTTACGCAG AGTGCACCACTCATGACAGAAGACATGCATGAAGAACGACTCCGTGCTATTGAGACCTTTGGTTTTTCATTT TTGGAGAGAGAGACATTATCTTCAG ACATGTCAGCTTTTAAAGCTGCAAATCCTGGTGCTGTTTTCGAAGATTTTATCCGGTGGTATTCACCTAGAGATTGGGAGAATGACGAAAGTGAGGCAAAGGGTCCATCCACAGATCTTACGGAGGGTATGAATGTTGACTGGCCTCCTCAAGGAAGGCTTTCACGGCGGATGTCTGAAAGTGGGAACTTTTGGCGAAAGATTTGGGATGAGGCTCCTATTTTGCCAGCTTCTGAGCAGAAACCACTACTGGATCCAAACCTAGAAGGACAGAAG ATCCTTCATTACCTGGAAACTATGCAACCCCATCAGTTGCTTGAGCAAATGGTCTGTTCTGCATTCAGAGCGTCAGCGGACACTCTAAACCAAACAAATTATGGAAGCTTGAAGGAGATGGACACGAAAATGGACCAACTGTACCTTACTATGGCATCTACGTTAAGGCCTTTGCAAG TGAACCTATTATCTAACACCAGTGACACTATTGAAGACCTCCAACGGCTTTGTGTTGTCTTTGAACATGTCGAGAAGTTGTTAATACTTGCAGCTTCCCTTCATCGTAGATTTAGACAAGTGCCACGAATCTCGGAAGCCATTTTCAGTAACTACTACAACTTTTACCTTCCAACCATGGGAATTGGCTTAGCTGATGTAGATACTCAGAAG GAATTTGACATGAAGCTGCAACTAAGTCAGAATGAGAGACAAGTTGTGTCAAATATGTTCACGCCACCAACCGCTAATCAGTCATGGAGAAAAGTTTTAAGCATGGGAAATCATCTGAACGGCCATGAACCAATCCTCAGGGAGATCATCTTCTCAATGCACGATAATGCCAGTGACAATCACTACGCAAGCAGCAGCCACAGAGATTATCAACAGGATACAGAAACATATCGGATGTATACATGCGGAACCTCGAATGATCTTCGGGTAGCACTTTCTATTATCTCATATGATTAA
- the LOC108483482 gene encoding uncharacterized protein LOC108483482 isoform X5 — translation MKERKQTKLNTSMISLWLLHGKEATCRQWLADGPKRLLEMGAVHLDSSDNIYKVKSELKNAAKIYSMEYYFEISGKIADWNCTLHDLQLCFGVKEFLVISPQSASGVVLDAPEATKLLSAVSIALANCSSLWPAFVPVHDPSRKAFIGIQNMGTIFTRRFEADRIGSQVPIKFMHLEGLYELFVSKFAYCMSDHSMHLFRVHLLMKLTYQTLSNDEDNYDDIQEADTENAESETSPGCGNPNRKHWDDDCPWNEWYSAEDPVMGFDLVVTWLEKVVESSLEMAEMENASPHEAEKWILAPNLYPNLDSSKGDRIGFASQLHLLVNALEMSFESPFIEDFVSVENPGSDNLESTMVIPPPTVLDRVLKDLFLEDPQLPDFAKDEHKSSRAIKGAPVESLFAQFCLHSLWFGNCNIRAIAVLWIEFVQEIRWHWEESQPLPKIPANGSIDLATCLINQKLQMLAICIGKKRELNEEFEDCIGTKDDASANMEEVNKVGDESSSFHARSQAFDEKRDSLLTPEGFNGSKTVESKFSANAQDVHSADKSTLDSIRRGSAGPVGSMKLLKLCQSLHAPFTQSAPLMTEDMHEERLRAIETFGFSFNFSAQLERETLSSDMSAFKAANPGAVFEDFIRWYSPRDWENDESEAKGPSTDLTEGMNVDWPPQGRLSRRMSESGNFWRKIWDEAPILPASEQKPLLDPNLEGQKILHYLETMQPHQLLEQMVCSAFRASADTLNQTNYGSLKEMDTKMDQLYLTMASTLRPLQVNLLSNTSDTIEDLQRLCVVFEHVEKLLILAASLHRRFRQVPRISEAIFSNYYNFYLPTMGIGLADVDTQKEFDMKLQLSQNERQVVSNMFTPPTANQSWRKVLSMGNHLNGHEPILREIIFSMHDNASDNHYASSSHRDYQQDTETYRMYTCGTSNDLRVALSIISYD, via the exons ATGAAGGAGAGGAAGCAGACGAA ATTGAACACTTCAATGATTTCACTCTGGCTTCTTCATGGGAAAG AGGCTACCTGTCGGCAGTGGTTAGCTGATGGTCCAAAGCGTTTGCTG GAAATGGGAGCAGTTCATCTGGACTCATCTGATAACATATATAAGGTCAAATCTGAGTTAAAAAATGCTGCAAAAATCTATTCCATGGAGTACTACTTTGAAATCAGCG GCAAAATTGCTGACTGGAATTGCACTTTGCATGATTTGCAGCTTTGCTTTGGAGTAAAAGAATTCTTG GTGATTTCACCTCAAAGTGCCAGTGGTGTGGTACTTGATGCGCCAGAGGCAACCAAGCTTCTAAGTGCAGTTTCAATTGCTTTAGCAAATTGTTCAAG TCTGTGGCCAGCTTTTGTCCCTGTCCATGACCCTTCAAGAAAAGCATTTATTGGAATACAAAACATGGGAACAATTTTTACGAGACGGTTTGAGGCAGATCGTATTGGTAGCCAGGTTCCTATAAAGTTCATGCATCTGGAAGGATTGTATGAGTTGTTTGTTTCCAAGTTT GCTTACTGCATGTCAGACCATTCAATGCATCTTTTCAGAGTACATCTTTTAATGAAACTCACCTATCAAACACTTTCAAATGATGAGGACAATTACGATGATATCCAAGAGGCTGATACCGAAAATGCCGAATCTGAAACAAGTCCAGGCTGTGGTAATCCCAATAGGAAGCATTGGGATGATGATTGCCCTTGGAATGAGTGGTATTCCGCTGAAGATCCAGTAATGG GATTTGATTTAGTGGTCACTTGGTTAGAAAAAGTGGTTGAAAGCTCCTTGGAAATGGCTGAAATGGAAAATGCTTCACCCCATGAAGCTGAGAAGTGGATCTTAGCTCCAAATTTGTACCCCAATCT TGATAGTTCAAAAGGAGACAGAATTGGATTTGCCTCCCAGTTGCATCTTTTGGTTAATGCATTGGAGATGTCATTTGAATCTCCATTTATAGAGGATTTTGTGTCAG TTGAAAATCCTGGTTCAGACAATTTGGAGTCTACTATGGTTATACCACCACCTACCGTCCTTGACCGTGTGCTTAAAGATCTCTTTCTTGAGG ATCCCCAGTTACCTGATTTTGCTAAAGATGAACATAAGAGTTCTCGAGCTATTAAAGGAGCACCTGTTGAGTCTCTTTTTGCGCAGTTTTGTTTACACTCGCTATGGTTTGGCAATTGTAACATACGTG CCATTGCTGTGCTCTGGATAGAGTTTGTTCAAGAAATTCGCTGGCATTGGGAAGAGTCACAGCCATTGCCTAAAATTCCAGCCAATGGTTCAATTGACCTAGCAACTTGTTTGATCAACCAGAAGCTACAAATG CTTGCAATATGCATTGGGAAGAAGCGTGAACTGAATGAAGAATTTGAAGACTGTATTGGAACTAAAGATGATGCATCTGCAAATATGGAG GAAGTAAATAAAGTTGGAGATGAGTCTTCTAGTTTTCATGCTCGGAGTCAAGCCTTTGATGAGAAACGTGACAG TCTCTTGACTCCAGAAGGTTTTAATGGATCTAAAACAGTTGAATCAAAGTTCAGTGCAAATGCTCAAGATGTGCATTCTGCTGATAAAAGCACTTTGGATTCTATTAGGAGAGGTTCAGCTGGTCCTGTGGGATCTATGAAGCTTCTGAAATTGTGTCAGAGCTTGCATGCTCCTTTTACGCAG AGTGCACCACTCATGACAGAAGACATGCATGAAGAACGACTCCGTGCTATTGAGACCTTTGGTTTTTCATTT AACTTTTCTGCGCAGTTGGAGAGAGAGACATTATCTTCAG ACATGTCAGCTTTTAAAGCTGCAAATCCTGGTGCTGTTTTCGAAGATTTTATCCGGTGGTATTCACCTAGAGATTGGGAGAATGACGAAAGTGAGGCAAAGGGTCCATCCACAGATCTTACGGAGGGTATGAATGTTGACTGGCCTCCTCAAGGAAGGCTTTCACGGCGGATGTCTGAAAGTGGGAACTTTTGGCGAAAGATTTGGGATGAGGCTCCTATTTTGCCAGCTTCTGAGCAGAAACCACTACTGGATCCAAACCTAGAAGGACAGAAG ATCCTTCATTACCTGGAAACTATGCAACCCCATCAGTTGCTTGAGCAAATGGTCTGTTCTGCATTCAGAGCGTCAGCGGACACTCTAAACCAAACAAATTATGGAAGCTTGAAGGAGATGGACACGAAAATGGACCAACTGTACCTTACTATGGCATCTACGTTAAGGCCTTTGCAAG TGAACCTATTATCTAACACCAGTGACACTATTGAAGACCTCCAACGGCTTTGTGTTGTCTTTGAACATGTCGAGAAGTTGTTAATACTTGCAGCTTCCCTTCATCGTAGATTTAGACAAGTGCCACGAATCTCGGAAGCCATTTTCAGTAACTACTACAACTTTTACCTTCCAACCATGGGAATTGGCTTAGCTGATGTAGATACTCAGAAG GAATTTGACATGAAGCTGCAACTAAGTCAGAATGAGAGACAAGTTGTGTCAAATATGTTCACGCCACCAACCGCTAATCAGTCATGGAGAAAAGTTTTAAGCATGGGAAATCATCTGAACGGCCATGAACCAATCCTCAGGGAGATCATCTTCTCAATGCACGATAATGCCAGTGACAATCACTACGCAAGCAGCAGCCACAGAGATTATCAACAGGATACAGAAACATATCGGATGTATACATGCGGAACCTCGAATGATCTTCGGGTAGCACTTTCTATTATCTCATATGATTAA